The Candidatus Desulfovibrio trichonymphae region CCTTCGCGCCGCGTTGTCCTTCAGGCATTGGCGGCATCCTGCAAAACGCCGGTGTGACGCGCTGCCGCAGGGGCGCGGGGACGGCATGGATGGGCTGCCAGACGTTTACGGATTTTGCGGTATACGTCCAGAAAACTGAAAACCAGTTTGTCTGTATGCGGGCTCAGCACGCGTCCGAGCGCATTGATGCGCCGCAACAGACCTTCTGGAGACAGCCCGTCGCACAGCTAGCAGCGGATCACAGCGCCATATCACGCGCTCCCTGCAGACGCGTTGCGAGAGACGGACAAACGTCTCCACCCGTTCCGCCAGAGGCGGCAGGCCGGGCCAAGGCCTTCTCGCTCATAATCATTGAGCGTGAAGTGAAAATAAAATGTGAAACTCGCGCTCGCGACACCCTGCAGCCGGGTCAGGAGGAGGGTGGGGTTTTTGCTCCAGAATACAAGAATTCCACAGCCCGCGCGCAGGCGTTCAAGAAGCCATTCCACATGCAGAGCGGGGATGTCCGTGGCGCGGCTTGCCGAGATGACAAGCGGGGCAACGGCGCCGTGCTCCCCATCGGCTGTGGAAACGCTGGTCACTGATGAAAACATGCCCGCGGTCAGGGTGAAAATTTCAGACAGGCCGTCGTCCGCAGCGCAGGCCGGCATATAAAAAGCTCACGGCGAACCAGACGCACGCCACAAGAATAATCGTTGCGCCGGCGGCTGTGGACAGGCTCTCCTGAGCTGAGAGCGTGATCCCGGTTAAAGCGGAAGTCAGCCCGACGAATATCGCCCACCAGAACATGCCTCCGGCTGTCCCGGCAAGATTGCGGGCCGTCGCCGCCGGCACGATCAGCAGGGCCGTGACCAGCAAAATGCCGACGGCCCGGACGGAAAAGGCGACGACCAGAGCGAGCATGCTGACGAAACAATACTGCCAGAAGGCGGTGCGCACGCCCTGGGCCTTTGCCGTAACCGGATTGAGGGCAATGGAGAGCAGACGGTTGTACCCTGTGATCTGGAACAGGAGCATGGCCGGGAAAAGCAGGACAAGAAAGGCGATCTCGCCTTCGCTGATCGTTAGAATATCCCCATAGAGAAATTGCTGCATGTCGCGGGCCATGCCGCTGAAGCGGCTGACAACGGCCAGGCCGAACGCGATTGCGGCGGAAAAAACAATGCCGATGACGGTATCTGCGGACAGTCTGCTTTTTCGGCGTACAGCCATAATGGTCATGCCCATCAGCACACCGAAAAGCGGCATGCTCAGCCTCGGATTGATGTCAAAAAGCAGTCCAAGAGCAACGCCGGTCAAGGCGGAATGGCCGATGGCGTCAGAAAGAAACGCCATGCGAAAGGTGATTGCTTCCACACCAAGCACGGATGTCATTGGGACAAGCAGCAGGAGCGCCAGAACAGCCCGTTGCATGAAGTGAACCTGCATGCAGTCCAGAGGCAGGAGCGCAATGACCGCATAGATCGGAGAAAAGTCAGGCATACGGACGTTCCCCGGCTGCGTGTGCCTGCGTTGCGCCCGCGTCTCCTTGCGCGGCATGTGGTGAACAGCCGTTGCATGCCCTCGGACACGGCCTGTCCGAGGGCGGATGATCAGGACCGTCAAGCGCGCCGCACTGCGGGCAGGCGGGGTCCGCGACGTCACACTGATCAGGGTAGAGATGAATAGGCGCGCCGAAGAGGCGCAACAGCGTCGCGGCCGTCAGCGTGGCGCGTGGCGCGCCCTGTGCGCATACGCTTTTGTTCAGGCAGATTATGTGCGTCGCATGATGGGCCGCGAGGGGCAGATTATGGCTGACCATAAGCTGGGTAAAATTGCGGGCAATGCGCGCCGTGTTCAGGACTTCCCAGAAGAGTCGTTCTCCCCGCATGTCCACGCCGCCGGCCGGTTCGTCCAGCAACAGCAGGTCCGGCTCTCCGGCCAGAGCGGCGGCCAGCAGGACGCGCCGCAACTCCCCGCCGGAAAGCTCGCCAATGCGGCGTCGCGCCAGATGCCCGGCCTGTACCAAAGACAGCATTTCAAGAGAGCGTACGCGCGCCTCGGGCCTGACGCCGAGCCAGAGAGGCCGTCGCTGGCAGTCCAGGGCAAGGAATTCACCGACAAGCAAAGGCAGGCCGCTGTCTGTCCGCAATTGTTGCGGCACATATCCGATGCGCGGAGGCGCCCCGTTTTTTCCCGCAGCGAGGCATATTCTGCCGGAATAAGGCACAGCGCCGACCAGACAGAGCAGGAGCGTTGTTTTTCCGGCGCCGTTCGGGCCTGTCAGCACGGTTGAACCGCCGCGCGGCACTGTGGCGCAGATATCCTCAAGTATCTGATTCTGTCCGAAGCGAACGCCCAGGTGTTCAAATTTCAGGAAGGCCGGAGGCGATTCAGCGGGGATCAAAATAACGCTCAAGTGTTTGGCAGTTGGCGGACATGACAGTTTCATACCAGTCAAGAGGGGCGTTTTCAGGCCCTGAAGACACAGGATCGAGACTCGCGGCGGGCACGTTTGTTTCCTGGGCCAGCGTTCGGACAAGCCTGTCCGCATACTGCGGATCAGCGGCGATGAGCGCCGGCCGCTCCCGGCGGACGAGCGCCGTGAGGCGGATGAGTTCGTTCGCCGAAGGCGGCGCGTCTTCATTTGTCTGCATCACGGCCAGTATCTCCAAACCGGCGTTGGCCGCAAGCCAGAACAGGGAATCGTGCTGCAGCACAATACCCTTGCGCGACGCGACGGCGCCGAGAGCGGCCAGACGTTCGCCGAGCGCCGTCAGGCGGGTGATATACGCCCCTGCGGCGGCGCAGTAGACATCCGCGTTTGCCGGGTCAATGCGCGCTAGACCTTCGGCTATGGCGCGCGTCATGATCGCCGCCTGTTTTGGCCCGGAGAAAATATGGGGGTTCATGCCGTCGTGACTGTGCTGGTTGAAGCCGGCTGCAGTTATGTGACGAGGAGATTCCGGTTGGGGCGGGGTGGCAATGCCGGCGCCGGCGTCAATGATTGTCGGCCCGCCGTTGCTTGCGGCCAGCGGGGCATTGAGAAAATTTTCCATTCCAAGGCCATTGATGACAAGCGCCGTGGCCCGGGAAAGTTTTTGCATGTCGCGCGGGGTGAGCGCATAGTCATGGGGGCAACCGAAGTTGGTAGGGATGAGCAGCTCCGTCCTGACGTGGGGGCAGTCATGAACGACGTTGCGTGTGAAAAGCCAGACGGGAAAAGTAGTCGCCAGAACGCGCAGTTCCTTTTCAGGGGCGGCGCGGACGGATACGCTGAAGAACAGTCCGGCCAGAGCCAGGCATGCCAGAACAAGACTTGGGCAGCGGCGGTTGACTGTTTGTGTGAACATGGTTTGAGCCTGTCTTTTGGTAAGGCAGTTTCATAAGGCGTACCGGGGTAGCTGTCAAGTGTCCGCCCGGCACGCAAATCCCGTTGCGGCCAATGCTTCCGCACTGACGGCGCCGGCTCGCGCAATGCGCAGATACGGGCGTGTCGCGGTGTCACGGTCGGACACAGGTTCGACAAGCGTGGAAGGGAGGCCGCCGGCGGGCGTGGATCCGCCTTCAAGAATGCCGCATGGAACCTGCAATGCGCGCAGCGAGGCCAAAAGTTCCCTGTCCAGTTTGTCGGGAGAGCAGACGGGACGGCCGTTGTGCATATTGGCGCTGCTGGCCGTCAGAACGCCGCCTGAACGCCGCGACAATTCAGCGGCCAGAGGGTGGGAGGTGACCCGTATGGCTATTTTGCCGGCATCATTGACGAGCGGCGCGGCAAGAGAGGCTCTGGCCGGCAGCAATACCGTCAAGGGGCCGGGCCAGAATCGCGAGAACAGTTTTGCGGGCGCCGCGCTGAGTTGCGCGACGGTGTCCGCCTGACGCGCGTCAGCGGCCAAAATCGGCAAAGGCCGCTTTGCCGGGCGTCGTTTTGCCCGGTAAATAAGGGATACGGCCCTTGTGTCGGCGGCAAGACAGCCGATGGCGTAGAATGTTTCTGTGGGGAAAATCAGTACGCCGCCGCCGCGCAGGCATTCTGCCGCGGACGCGGCGTCCGGCATGCGAAAAACGGAACATACAGGCATGACAGAAAAACCGTGTTCACAGCACTTCATATATTCTTGCGAAAACATTGTCATAAACAAGTTTGAAATAAGGCGAAACGCGCGCGTCCCGCGGGTCGCCGATCAAAAGCCGCACCATCAGCGAATTATACAGGCCTTCATCCATAACCAGTTTTTCATCGGTAATCCGGTTAAAGAAAAAATGCACGTTTCGTCGTTTCGCCAAAAAAATCGCGTTGTGTTTCAAGATCGGCGTCAGGATTGGCGTCGAACCATTCCTGCACATAATTACGGCGAGTGACGCCCGTTTCCTCAAAGACGCTGATGGACGAGGCATAGACAGCACCGGCGCCGCCCTCAAGCTGAACGGCCCCTGAATTCAGTTGATAGGCCAGAGCCTGCGGCACGATAGACAGCGCCCCTCCCTCTCCCTGACGGGAGATAAAATTCCAGTTGCCGAAATTGCTGATCCAGAAACCAAGACGCAGCATTTCAAAACTGACGACAATGAACTGCCGCCTGTTTGTTTCAAGAAGCGCCGTTTCCGGAGAGCGGAGCCTGTCCATCAGCTCCTGAGCCGCATGGCTGTCCATGCCTTCAAAGACGTTGCCGGGCTGATTGCCGGCATTGGCTGTATAACATATCAACTGACGGGCAAAGCGCGTGTTGTCTGTGGCAAAAACAGCGGCCGGGAGATACAGTGAAGGCCCTGCGTGCCGCGCACCGTCAGCGATGGTCGCGCGACGGGCAAAATGGTGTGCGGCATAGCCCCAGTCCCACCAGAGCCAGAGCATGCCGTCCTCAGGAGTAATGCTTCTCGCCCGTGTGAGCGCTTCGGCATGGCGGCGGTTGATCATGGGCCCTTGGGACATGTCTGAGATGATATTTACAAGCGGCGCTGCCAATAAAGCGATTAGAATGGCTGACGTCAGCGCGCCGACGCCCGCTCCCCCCTGTTCTGCGCGAAGCAGTCGCTGTAAAAGCCAGTAGATCGGCAATGTTAAGCCTATCGCTACAACAGGCGTGCCGAACATGACCATGCGGCCGCCGAATTTTGTGCTCAAAAGTCCAAGCACGGCAAGCGGCAGCAGAAAAAGTGCGCCGGGCCGTCGAACAACGACAATGCAAAAGCCGGCGAGACCGAGCGCGGCAGCTTCCATCCACGGATGAAAGTAGGCCAGAATCGCTGTAAAGCCGAGATCCTGCACTTCAATGATGGACTGCGCGACAGAAGGGTACGCCAGGCTTGTGCCGGCACCCGTGCTTTTTACGTCTCCCGCGTGTTTCAGATAGGCGTTCACGTGATTGATGATTGCCGTGAGTATTTCACCTTGAATGAAAAGGACCGCTGTGCCCAGCCACAGCAGTGCCGGTATCGCGGGGCGGCGGAGAATGAGCCGCAGCGTTCCGCCGTTTTTGCTTCCGGCCCATGCGAGAAAAAGGCCGCACACAAGGCCTGCCGGCCCTGTCAGCGCCGGCAGGGCATAGGCCAGAGCCCCCAGCATCAGTAAGGCCCGTCGGCCGCGCTGGGCCATCACAAGCCCCATGAAGACAAACAGCGCGATATTGTAGCGGATCAGATACGGAAACACCGAATGCCATTCCTGTGTCCACCAGGAAAGGATTCCAGAAAGGCTCAGCAATGCCACCCAATGCGGGCGCAACGGGTTGCCGAGGTGACCAGGATGCGTTTTGCCGTCTTTGTCCGGCTGGGGCAACAGACGCCGCGCCGTTGTAAAACCGGAACTGATAATCAGACGGCGCAGGATCATCTGTGGCAGGAGCATGTATCGCATAGTCCAGCAGGCCGGCGCCAGACTCATCAGCATGGGGAAAAAAAGCGTCACCAGATCGGTGTCGTAATACCCGAGCAGGGTTCTGCCTAAAAAACCCGGCGCCAGCGTTGTCAGAAGCCCGGCCGCAAAGCCTGCTTCCATGCTGCCGAATGCCCATACCCAGGCAAAGACAATACAGGCCATCAGACTTGCCAGTATGGCGGGGAACCAAAAGGCGACAACCGCCGGGCAACTGTGCGCAATTTTTGTTATCAGGCGCAGCATTTCCGCCATGGGGTGGCCTGCGGCAAGGCCGAAGCCTTCAGCGCCGGCAACCCAGTGATAAGCGTCGTGGGTGGCGAGCAGCCATTCATTGCCTAAACGATATTCCGGGTTCTGCCAGCAGGGCCATTCTGTCATGCGCAACGTAAAGGCGAACCCGAGCGTTGCCAGCGCCCAGAAGGTGCCGCGCCGCCAAATGCGGAAAGGTCGTGTTCCGCGAACAGACGCGGATGCGAAAAGTGTTTGAAACAGCATTCCGTTCACGCTCCTGACGGTGTAAGCGCCCAGAACCAGCGTTCGTTTCCTGCGATTGTGTATGACTGTACGGCTGTGACGCGCCAAGGCCCGGGCGGAGAATCCGGCGCGCGCGTCAGCGCGAGAACAATCAGCGCCCCGGAAGGGCGCAGGTGTGGCAACGTCAGGTCAAGCAGGGCACGCCAGGGCATAAATGCCCGACTCACAATGCAGTCCGCCGGGCGGCAGCGCCGGGTTTGAAAAAACTGTTCCGCAGGGCCGCGAAAAACGCGCGTGTCGGGCAGCCGCAGGCGGGAAAGAACGTTTGAAAGAAAAAGCGCCCGTTTTTCGCGACGTTCCACAAAGCAATACACGCCGCGCGGCCGGACAAGACGCAGGGGGAGCCCGGGCAGGCCGGCGCCGGAACCAAGATCCCAGATCATGGCGTTTTCCGGGAACGGAAGTCTTGTGAGAAAGGCGGACAGATAAAAACTGTCCGCGACAAGTTTCGTCAGAATTTCCTGCCATGCGCGCAGGCCGACAAGATTGACAACGCTGTTCCACTGACAGAGCATTTCCAGATAGACGGCAAGCGGCTCCAGTATTTCCGAGGGCAAGGCCATCTTCACAGCCGCGATGAGGCGCGCCAGTTCTGTTCTGTCTACCGTCTGTCGCGGCATATCATAACTCTCTCGTTGTCCTGTGCCGCATGCAGCCGGCACTGACCGTATACGCTCCACAACCCGGACTTGCAAGAGTTTCGGGAATGCCGTAAAAATCATGTTTCATAAGGAAATAAGTAATTATATACATCCATATCTTATAAAACATCGGCGATGTTACGGGGAACAGCCCGTTATTGGGGAGAACCGCATATATGCCGCAGCCGGTTTTGCTTTTTCCCGGCCAGGGTTCACAGAAATCCGGAATGGGGCGGGATATTGCCGAATTTTCGTCAGAGGCCATGGATTTCTGGAAACAGGCCGAGCGCATAAGTCGTTTGCCTTTGCGCGAAATCTACTGGGAAGGGGACGAACAGGCCATGAGCGACACGCGTGCCCTTCAGCCTGCCCTGACTGTGGTCAATCTGAATCTTTGGCGCGAGATGGCCGGAAAAACCGCTCCGCGTGGGGCAGCCGGCCACAGCCTTGGCGAATTCAGCGCGCTTGCCGCCGCCGGGGTTCTTTCGCCTACGGATGTGCTTGAACTGACGGCCTTGCGTGGCCGGCTGATGGCCGAAGCCGATCCTGATGGCAGGGGCGGCATGGCCGCCCTGCTGAAACTTGACGCGGCGGCGGTGACGGAAGTTGTCGGCGAGGCGGCCGGGGAGACACATGAGCTTTTGTTCATCGCCAATTACAATACTCCGGCCCAGACAGTCGTCAGCGGACACAGGGCAGCGGTGGCGCTGGCGTGTCAAAAAGCAAAAGACCGCAATGGGCGCGGCGTTGAACTAAAAGTCAGCGGGGCGTTTCACAGCCCCATGATGAGGGAGGCGGCGGGCGAGCTGGCAGTGCGGCTCAGGGAGGCTGTCTGGCGGCACCCTCGCTTCCCTGTGTATTGCAATATGCGCGGTGCCGCCGTCCACGACGGTGAAAGCGCGAAGGAAAGCCTGCTTGAACAGATGATCTCTCCTGTGCGCTGGGTGGAAACCGTGCGCAATCAGTATAATGACGGCGCGCGCTTTTGGCTTGAACTCGGCACAAAAGCGCTGCTCGGCAAGATGGTGAAACCCTGTCTTGCATCTTGTGCGGACGATGTTGACGCTCCGCGTGTCGACCTCGTCAGTGATTTTGCAGGTGTCACATCCTTCAGTCTGTAATTTGTCAAGGATACCAAAAAGATGCGCGCCATAGATACATTGCGCACCGCCCTCGCGGCAATACTTGCTGAAGAAGGCCTCGCCTGGCCGTCAAAAACCGTCATTAAACCGCCGCGTGACGTCGGACACGGCGATCTTTCCGTCAACACGGCAATGCTGTTGGCCAAAGAGGCCGGGATGCCGCCACGCGCGCTGGCCGAAAAATTCGCCCTTAAACTTTTTGAGCATTGTCCCGATCTGGAACGGGCCGACCCGGCCGGGCCAGGTTTTTGCAACGTCACGTTCAATCAGGCCTTCTGGCGGCGTACAGTGTGCGATGTTGAGGCCGCAGGTGAAAACTTCGGCGCGAGCTGTGTCGGGCAGGGGCGCAAGGTGCTTTTGGAGTATGTTTCCGCCAACCCCACCGGGCCACTGCACATAGGGCACGGCAGAGGCGCCGCCGTGGGCGACAGCCTTGCGCGCTTGCTGCGCAAGACAGGGTATCTTGTGGATACGGAATATTATATCAACGATGCCGGACGGCAAATGCGGCTTCTTGGCCTTTCTGTCTGGCTCAGGGCGCTTGAACTGGTCGGCCGGCCTGTGACATGGCCTGAAGAATATTATCGCGGCGAGTATATCAGGGATATCGCCGGAAAGATGCTTGCCGCCATGCCTTCTCTTCCCGACTTGCCAGAATCTGAAGGGCTGGAACGTTGTTATGCGTGGGCGGCGGAAGAAATTCTGATCGGGATCAAGGCTGATCTTCGCAATTTCCGCGTGGAACATCAGAGCTGGTTTTCGGAAAAATCCCTGCTTGGACGCGGGGCTGTGGATGCGGCTTTTGCCGGGTTGGCAAAAGCGGGCTATACTTACACGCGGGACAATGCTTTCTGGTTTGCCACGGAAAAGCTGGGCGACGACAGGAATCGTGTTCTGAAAAAATCTGACGGCAGTCTGACCTATTTTGCTGCCGACATTGCTTACCATCATGACAAATTTGAACGCGGCTATGAATTTCTCATCGACATTTGGGGCGCGGATCACCACGGTTATATAGCGCGGATGCGCGCGGCGATGGCGGCTATGAACCGGTCTGCCGACAGCTTTAACGTGGTCTTGGTTCAACTGGTTAATCTTTTGCGCGACGGCAGGCCTGTCAGCATGTCCACCCGTGCCGGCACATTTGAAACGCTGGCCGATGTGATACAGGAAGTCGGCGTTGATGCGGCTCGTTTTATGTTTCTTTCACGCAAAAGCGACAGCCCGCTGGATTTTGATCTGGATCTCGTCAAACAGCGCTGTCTTGACAATCCTGTGTACTATGTGCAGTACGCCCATGCCAGGATTCACGCCGTGCTGCGCCGCGCGGAAGATCGCGGGATCACGCTGCCGAAGACAGTGACGGAAGAGGCGCTGCTGCGTCTTGACACTCCGGAAGACACAGGCCTGCTGCGCAAGGCCGCCGCTTATGGAGATACGCTGGCCGCCGCGGCCAGAGCGTTGGCGACACAGTACGTAAGCCGCTATTTGACGGAATTGGCGGGGCTTTTGCACAGTTATTACGCGAAACATCAGGTGATCATGTCTGGCGACATGCCGCGCACGACGGCCCGCCTTGCGCTGTTGCGGGCCGTTGCCCAAGTGCTGCGCAACGGCCTTGACATTTTAGGGGTCAGTGCCCCTGAGAGCATGTAGGAGGCAACGCAGCAATGCCGCAGCCGCTGCGCAAGGTGCGCGCGAGAAACGTTTCAGCAGACAGGGATCCGCGCCGTTTTACCGTCAGATTTTCCTCCGTGGCTGTTCTGGCGGGCTGTCTTGTACTGGCGGCGGCTGTCGGCTGGGCCTTTTATATGGGTTTGATGGTGGGGCGCGGGCAGAACCCGGCACAGCGCGTGGGACAGATGGCAACTATTATGCAAGGGGATAAACAGAAGAATCCCGTGCAGGAAGACGGTAATGCGCCGTCCGCGGTGCCGGGCGCTTCCGGGCAGGTCACGGAAAATCCGCAGGCGGAACCGATGCGACATGGCGCGGCCGCGGCGCCGGATGACAAAGACTCTTCTGCTCTTGCGGCGGCAGAGACTGAAGGTGACAAAAAAAAGAACGAGCAGCATGAGCCTTTTGACAGCCCCCAGGGCGAGGGTTGGGCCGCATGGGGCATACGCAACGCGCCCGCAGCCGGCGCGCCGTCACGAGACAAAGCGCCGGGCGCCGGGTCGATTATGTCGAAAAGAGATGCTGACGGAACAGCTTCAACCTTGCCGGCAGATCCGAAAATGCCGCTTTTTGACTATGTTTTTCAGGTTGCCGCTTTCAAGAACAAGGCGGAAGCGAACGATTTGTGTGCGCGGCTGGAAGGCGGGGGCTTTCGCGCGCGTCAGGCCAAAAGCGGCAAGGTGTTTTTGGTGTTGGTCAGTCTGCGCGGCGCGGAAACTGATGCGGCAAATCTGCGTGAAAAAATGCGCAAGCTGAAACTGGGCATGCCGATTGTGCAATCTAAAAAAAACGTCGGCATCAACGGCAGCCGAAAGCCCAAACATTGAGGAAACTGTGGCGAAACTGCGCAACCTGCCGGCTTATGTGGGGCGTTCGTTTCTTGGCGGCGTTGGCGCTGTGGGCGGCACGACCTTGTTCATGCTGCTCGGCTTAAGCCGGATTTTTTCAAGCGCTAAAATTTTCCCTAGAACATTCAGGCAACTCTATGTGATCGGGTATCAATCGCTTTTTGTGATTTTGCTGATCGGCATTTTTTGCGGCATGGTGATTGGCCTGCAGGGATATTATACATTGGTTCGGTTCGGTTCTGTCGGCTTTTTGGGGTCAGCGGTTTCCCTTACCCTGATTCGCGAGCTCGGGCCCGTGCTGACGGCGATCATGCTCACCGGCAGGGCAGGCTCATCCATGGCGGCGGAAATAGGCGTTATGCGCATCACGGATCAGATTGACGCTCTGGATGTGCTGGACATACATCCCATGAGTTACCTTGTCAGTCCGCGTCTTCTGGCCGCGATGATTTCTTTTCCCCTGCTCACGGCAATTTTTGACGTGATCGGCATTGTCGGCGGCTATCTGACAGGCGTGCTGATGCTGGATATCAACGAGGGGGCTTATTTTTACCGTATCGCCAGTTCCGTTGAGATGTCCGACGTGGCGGGCGGTTTTATCAAGGCCCTGGTTTTCGGCCTCCTTGTCACGACAGTCTGTTGCCGGCAGGGGTATAACACGCATCGTCGTCGCGACAGCGCTGGTCCCGAGGCTGTGGGTAACGCGACAACATCGGCTGTCGTCATTTCCTGTGTGCTTATACTGGCCTCTGATTATGTTCTGACTTCTTTTTTGCTTTAGGCTGTCTTATGCATAACTGGGATATAGAATTTGTTCACCTTGACGCCGGGTACGGCGAACGCGCCGTGCTGCGCGACATATGCGCCGTGTTGCCCGCAGGCAGGATTTCCGTGATTCTCGGAGAATCCGGCTGCGGCAAATCCACGTTGCTGAAGCACATCATCGGGCTTTCTCAACCTATGGCCGGCACTGTGCGTATAGATGGTCAGGATTTTTTTGCCTTGAAAGCCGCCGCATTTCGTCGTGTACGGCGTCAGATGGGCGTTCTTTTTCAAGACGGCGCGCTTTTGGGCGCGCTGTCTCTGGCTGAAAATGTGGCCCTGCCTTTGAGCGAACATTTTGCCCTGCCGAAGCCCCTGCTCCGCGAAGCGGCATTGCGTGTGCTCGGCATGGTCGGCCTGCAGGATTTTGCCGATTATTACCCCAACCAGCTTTCCGGAGGCATGCGCAAACGGGCTGGTCTGGCGCGGGCGATTATAGCTGAACCGCGCATCCTGCTCTGTGATGAACCCACTTCAGGGCTTGATCCTGTGACGGCCGCCAGAATGGATGAGCTGCTGCTGTCCATGCACGAGCAGTTTGCCGACATGACGCTTGTTGTCGTAAGCCATGATCTCGCCAGTTTTCGGGCCATTGCGGAGCATGCGCTGGTGCTCAGGGACGGCAGCGCGATTTTTTCCGGACGGCCGGATGAACTGGAACGCGGTGAAGATCCCTATGTGCGGCAGTTTTTGCAGCGTCAATCCGGAGATCGGAGCAAGGCTCAGCGCGCGGCGCTGAATCCGATTGCGCGCGCCGCGCTGGATGCCTGGCTTGCATCCTGATCTCAAAGAATAATAAAAAAGCGGTTCTTGGCATCTCTGCCCCGGCTTTGCCGGGGGTATATGACAAAATTGTTGACAATTTTTGCCGCCGTGAATAACAATTGCACCGTCTGCGCAACGCAGCGATACTGTGGAGCCTGAGTCAATCATGATGAACAGCGTCCGTGAAACCGCCGTTGGCGTCTTTGTGCTGCTGGGCCTTGTCTGCGTGGCATGGCTGACTGTCAAACTGGGTAAAATGGAAGTTTTTTCAAGTCAGGGCTTTGAGCTTTCCGCCAGGTTTGATTCAGCTTCCGGGCTGCGCGTGGGAGCGGATGTTGAAATTGCGGGCGTGCCTGTCGGGCACGTTGTCAATATCACACTTGATCCTGATCCGCTCCGTACGCAGGCCGTGGTGCGTTTGCGGCTTGCGGCAGATTTCCGCCTTTCTGACGACAGTATCGCTTCCATCAAAACAAGCGGTCTGATCGGCGATAAATATATCAGCCTTTCGCGTGGGGGCTCGGAGAAGCTGCTTGTTTCGGACGGCATGATAAAAGAAACGGAATCCGCTGTTGATTTGGAATCTCTGATCGGCAAATATGCCTTTGGGGGTGTATGAACATGAGTCTTTCATGGTCATGGCGTCGCGCGCTTGCTGTTTGCTGTGCCGCTTTTTTGTTGTGTTCGGCCGCTCCCTCTTCTGCAGCAGATTCTTTTTCTGTGGCGCAGGCCCGTCAGTCTCTGGAAGTTTCCATAACCCGTATTTTGAACTGCATTAAAAATCCTGATTACG contains the following coding sequences:
- a CDS encoding DUF1848 family protein, producing MPACAADDGLSEIFTLTAGMFSSVTSVSTADGEHGAVAPLVISASRATDIPALHVEWLLERLRAGCGILVFWSKNPTLLLTRLQGVASASFTFYFHFTLNDYEREGLGPACRLWRNGWRRLSVSRNASAGSA
- a CDS encoding DUF1848 domain-containing protein, with amino-acid sequence MRRINALGRVLSPHTDKLVFSFLDVYRKIRKRLAAHPCRPRAPAAARHTGVLQDAANA
- a CDS encoding STT3 domain-containing protein, coding for MLFQTLFASASVRGTRPFRIWRRGTFWALATLGFAFTLRMTEWPCWQNPEYRLGNEWLLATHDAYHWVAGAEGFGLAAGHPMAEMLRLITKIAHSCPAVVAFWFPAILASLMACIVFAWVWAFGSMEAGFAAGLLTTLAPGFLGRTLLGYYDTDLVTLFFPMLMSLAPACWTMRYMLLPQMILRRLIISSGFTTARRLLPQPDKDGKTHPGHLGNPLRPHWVALLSLSGILSWWTQEWHSVFPYLIRYNIALFVFMGLVMAQRGRRALLMLGALAYALPALTGPAGLVCGLFLAWAGSKNGGTLRLILRRPAIPALLWLGTAVLFIQGEILTAIINHVNAYLKHAGDVKSTGAGTSLAYPSVAQSIIEVQDLGFTAILAYFHPWMEAAALGLAGFCIVVVRRPGALFLLPLAVLGLLSTKFGGRMVMFGTPVVAIGLTLPIYWLLQRLLRAEQGGAGVGALTSAILIALLAAPLVNIISDMSQGPMINRRHAEALTRARSITPEDGMLWLWWDWGYAAHHFARRATIADGARHAGPSLYLPAAVFATDNTRFARQLICYTANAGNQPGNVFEGMDSHAAQELMDRLRSPETALLETNRRQFIVVSFEMLRLGFWISNFGNWNFISRQGEGGALSIVPQALAYQLNSGAVQLEGGAGAVYASSISVFEETGVTRRNYVQEWFDANPDADLETQRDFFGETTKRAFFL
- a CDS encoding metal ABC transporter substrate-binding protein — translated: MFTQTVNRRCPSLVLACLALAGLFFSVSVRAAPEKELRVLATTFPVWLFTRNVVHDCPHVRTELLIPTNFGCPHDYALTPRDMQKLSRATALVINGLGMENFLNAPLAASNGGPTIIDAGAGIATPPQPESPRHITAAGFNQHSHDGMNPHIFSGPKQAAIMTRAIAEGLARIDPANADVYCAAAGAYITRLTALGERLAALGAVASRKGIVLQHDSLFWLAANAGLEILAVMQTNEDAPPSANELIRLTALVRRERPALIAADPQYADRLVRTLAQETNVPAASLDPVSSGPENAPLDWYETVMSANCQTLERYFDPR
- a CDS encoding metal ABC transporter ATP-binding protein, with the protein product MIPAESPPAFLKFEHLGVRFGQNQILEDICATVPRGGSTVLTGPNGAGKTTLLLCLVGAVPYSGRICLAAGKNGAPPRIGYVPQQLRTDSGLPLLVGEFLALDCQRRPLWLGVRPEARVRSLEMLSLVQAGHLARRRIGELSGGELRRVLLAAALAGEPDLLLLDEPAGGVDMRGERLFWEVLNTARIARNFTQLMVSHNLPLAAHHATHIICLNKSVCAQGAPRATLTAATLLRLFGAPIHLYPDQCDVADPACPQCGALDGPDHPPSDRPCPRACNGCSPHAAQGDAGATQAHAAGERPYA
- a CDS encoding 16S rRNA (guanine(527)-N(7))-methyltransferase RsmG — encoded protein: MPRQTVDRTELARLIAAVKMALPSEILEPLAVYLEMLCQWNSVVNLVGLRAWQEILTKLVADSFYLSAFLTRLPFPENAMIWDLGSGAGLPGLPLRLVRPRGVYCFVERREKRALFLSNVLSRLRLPDTRVFRGPAEQFFQTRRCRPADCIVSRAFMPWRALLDLTLPHLRPSGALIVLALTRAPDSPPGPWRVTAVQSYTIAGNERWFWALTPSGA
- a CDS encoding L-threonylcarbamoyladenylate synthase, whose product is MKCCEHGFSVMPVCSVFRMPDAASAAECLRGGGVLIFPTETFYAIGCLAADTRAVSLIYRAKRRPAKRPLPILAADARQADTVAQLSAAPAKLFSRFWPGPLTVLLPARASLAAPLVNDAGKIAIRVTSHPLAAELSRRSGGVLTASSANMHNGRPVCSPDKLDRELLASLRALQVPCGILEGGSTPAGGLPSTLVEPVSDRDTATRPYLRIARAGAVSAEALAATGFACRADT
- a CDS encoding metal ABC transporter permease: MPDFSPIYAVIALLPLDCMQVHFMQRAVLALLLLVPMTSVLGVEAITFRMAFLSDAIGHSALTGVALGLLFDINPRLSMPLFGVLMGMTIMAVRRKSRLSADTVIGIVFSAAIAFGLAVVSRFSGMARDMQQFLYGDILTISEGEIAFLVLLFPAMLLFQITGYNRLLSIALNPVTAKAQGVRTAFWQYCFVSMLALVVAFSVRAVGILLVTALLIVPAATARNLAGTAGGMFWWAIFVGLTSALTGITLSAQESLSTAAGATIILVACVWFAVSFLYAGLRCGRRPV